In Buchnera aphidicola (Kaburagia rhusicola ensigallis), the following are encoded in one genomic region:
- the glyQ gene encoding glycine--tRNA ligase subunit alpha: protein MNDITTFNQIIFKLKNYWKNQDCTIIQPLDIPVGAGTFHHKTFFGTIGPEPTSIAYVQASRRPSDGRYGKNPNRLQHYYQFQVIVKPAPNNIQNLYLKSLKSLNINFKNNDIRFIEDNWENPTLGACGQGWEVWINGMEITQFTYFQQMGGINCDPIAIEITYGLERIAMHIQNQDSIYQIIWDNNKEYITYGDLFLQNEFENSIYNFEYSNVDICLNLFKTHMKEAQKIICLSRPLLIPAYEHALYGIHYFNLLDAKKSFSTTERQQHILNIRKIVNTIAKQYYHLSKKSEFPIL, encoded by the coding sequence ATGAATGATATAACAACGTTTAATCAAATAATTTTTAAACTAAAAAACTATTGGAAAAATCAAGATTGTACGATTATTCAACCACTAGACATACCTGTAGGAGCTGGAACTTTTCACCACAAAACGTTTTTTGGAACAATTGGGCCTGAGCCAACTTCTATTGCATACGTACAAGCATCAAGAAGACCATCCGATGGAAGATATGGAAAAAATCCTAATCGATTGCAACATTATTATCAATTTCAAGTCATTGTTAAACCTGCACCAAACAATATTCAAAATTTATATTTAAAATCATTAAAATCTTTAAATATAAATTTTAAAAATAATGATATACGTTTTATAGAAGATAATTGGGAAAATCCAACATTAGGAGCATGTGGACAAGGATGGGAAGTATGGATTAATGGTATGGAAATTACGCAATTTACTTATTTTCAACAAATGGGAGGAATAAATTGCGATCCAATTGCCATAGAAATAACATACGGTTTAGAGCGAATAGCTATGCATATACAAAATCAAGATAGTATATATCAAATTATCTGGGACAATAATAAAGAATATATTACTTATGGTGATTTATTTTTACAAAACGAATTTGAAAATTCTATATACAATTTTGAATATTCTAACGTTGATATTTGTTTGAACTTATTTAAAACACATATGAAAGAAGCACAAAAGATAATATGTTTGTCTCGTCCATTACTCATCCCAGCATACGAACATGCACTATACGGGATACATTACTTTAATTTGTTAGATGCAAAGAAATCTTTTTCTACTACCGAACGTCAGCAGCATATTTTGAATATTCGAAAAATAGTCAACACTATTGCTAAACAATACTATCATTTAAGCAAAAAATCAGAATTTCCTATCTTATAA
- the nfo gene encoding deoxyribonuclease IV, translated as MRYIGAHVSIVGGLDKAVMRAKKLEATAFALFTNNPLRWTTMMLKDEHIEKFKVACKTLNYSSNQILPHSGYLINLGHPFDDCLNKSRMAFIDEIKRCQQLELKLLNLHPGSHLNKISEKKCLERISDSINLALEKTVAVKLVIENTAGQGTNVGYSFEHLISIIDRIEDKTRIGVCLDTCHLFSSGYDLRTKHSCEKTFKYFDDIVGFNYLCGMHFNDSKSVFNSNIDRHYSLGKGSIGTLAFSWIIKNVNCDDFPIILETTDPSLWKQEIKWLNSL; from the coding sequence ATGAGATATATAGGAGCTCATGTTAGTATTGTAGGAGGTTTAGATAAAGCAGTAATGAGAGCTAAAAAATTAGAAGCTACTGCTTTTGCATTGTTTACTAATAACCCTTTGAGATGGACTACAATGATGTTAAAAGATGAACATATTGAAAAATTTAAAGTTGCATGCAAAACTTTAAATTATAGTTCAAATCAAATTTTACCTCATAGTGGTTATTTGATTAATTTAGGTCACCCGTTTGACGATTGTTTAAATAAATCTAGAATGGCGTTTATTGATGAAATAAAAAGATGTCAGCAATTAGAGTTAAAACTATTAAATCTTCATCCAGGAAGTCATTTAAATAAAATTAGCGAGAAAAAATGTTTAGAGCGAATTTCTGATTCAATTAATTTAGCATTAGAAAAAACTGTTGCGGTTAAATTAGTGATAGAAAATACAGCTGGACAAGGGACAAACGTTGGTTATTCTTTTGAACATTTAATATCAATTATTGATAGAATAGAAGATAAAACTCGTATTGGAGTTTGTTTAGATACGTGTCATTTATTTTCTTCTGGATACGATTTACGTACAAAACATTCGTGCGAAAAAACTTTCAAATATTTTGATGACATTGTAGGATTTAATTATTTATGTGGAATGCATTTTAATGATTCTAAATCAGTTTTTAATAGTAACATTGATAGACATTATAGTTTAGGAAAAGGAAGTATTGGAACGTTAGCTTTTTCTTGGATTATAAAGAATGTAAACTGTGATGATTTTCCAATTATATTAGAAACTACAGATCCAAGTTTATGGAAACAGGAAATTAAGTGGCTTAATTCATTATGA
- the rplY gene encoding 50S ribosomal protein L25: protein MITINVTKRQKKGKSSSRRLRLNNKFPAVIYCDSESNVCIELDHNIISNIIFKFDIYKEQFFLIMDSITYKVQVKSIQHHVFKPRIMHMDFCQIQ, encoded by the coding sequence ATGATAACTATTAATGTAACTAAACGTCAAAAAAAAGGTAAAAGTTCTAGTCGTCGACTACGTTTAAATAATAAATTTCCAGCGGTAATATATTGTGATTCTGAATCGAATGTTTGCATAGAATTAGATCATAATATCATCTCAAATATTATCTTTAAATTTGACATTTATAAAGAACAATTTTTTTTAATAATGGATAGCATTACATATAAAGTACAGGTAAAATCGATACAACATCATGTTTTTAAACCTAGAATTATGCATATGGATTTTTGTCAAATACAATAA
- a CDS encoding DedA family protein has product MEDWFLYLITQSIFYSLPIITLVAFLESLALVGLFLPGMILMAALGTLIGNGTLNFYPAWIAGFIGCIFGDSISYYLGWKFKKYLNNLHLLKKNKTILKKITATLNNYTAITILIGKFIGPTRPLIPMTCGMLNLSLKKFFSSTIFGCILWPPVYFLPGIITGLAINTTQMKENTNFKLLLFASISLIWLSLWLIWTMFKSKKNNTISKNQFFNIKLLVFLFKLSLVLGLINIFILYLYPKIIIILKLL; this is encoded by the coding sequence ATGGAAGACTGGTTTTTATATTTAATAACACAATCTATTTTTTATTCATTACCTATAATAACATTAGTAGCATTTTTAGAATCTTTAGCTTTAGTAGGTTTGTTTCTTCCTGGAATGATACTTATGGCAGCTTTAGGTACATTAATCGGTAACGGAACATTGAATTTTTATCCTGCTTGGATAGCAGGATTTATTGGTTGTATATTCGGAGATTCAATTTCATATTATCTTGGATGGAAATTTAAAAAATACTTAAACAATCTTCATTTATTAAAAAAAAATAAAACAATTTTGAAAAAGATAACAGCTACTTTAAATAATTATACTGCTATTACAATATTAATAGGAAAATTTATTGGCCCTACTCGGCCATTAATCCCTATGACGTGTGGAATGCTAAACTTATCTCTAAAAAAATTCTTTTCTTCTACAATATTCGGATGCATATTATGGCCACCGGTATACTTTCTTCCAGGGATCATTACTGGATTAGCCATCAACACTACACAAATGAAAGAAAATACAAATTTTAAACTCTTGCTTTTTGCTTCTATTTCATTAATTTGGTTAAGTTTATGGTTAATTTGGACGATGTTTAAATCAAAAAAAAATAATACAATTTCAAAAAATCAATTTTTCAATATAAAACTCTTAGTTTTCCTATTTAAATTAAGTTTAGTATTAGGACTAATTAACATATTTATTTTATACCTATATCCAAAAATAATTATCATACTTAAACTATTATAA
- the rsmA gene encoding 16S rRNA (adenine(1518)-N(6)/adenine(1519)-N(6))-dimethyltransferase RsmA → MIQFKYNKHIVKKQLGQNFLIDSHIIDNIINSISPKKKDIMIEIGPGLGALTFGLCRLLHKLFVIEYDKDLVTRLHASSCGIKNLKIFSKDVLTFDFSCIENNFYNSIRIFGNLPYNISVTLLFYLFRYNNIFDMHFMFQKEVANRLLALPGTKYYSRLSIMSQYFCKITRLFDVFPQSFRPVPKVCSTFLRLVPYKQKRYCIKNMINFKKVITLAFSKRRKTIRNSLSELFSEDILKNLSIDPMLRAENISIMQYCILSNYIS, encoded by the coding sequence ATGATTCAGTTTAAATATAACAAACATATTGTAAAAAAGCAGTTAGGTCAAAATTTTTTAATAGATAGTCATATCATTGATAATATTATTAATAGTATAAGTCCTAAAAAAAAAGATATAATGATAGAAATTGGACCTGGATTAGGTGCATTAACTTTTGGTTTGTGTAGATTGTTACATAAGTTATTTGTAATAGAATACGATAAAGATTTAGTAACTCGATTACATGCATCTTCATGTGGAATCAAAAATTTAAAAATTTTTTCTAAAGATGTTTTAACATTTGATTTTTCGTGCATAGAAAATAATTTTTATAATTCTATACGTATTTTTGGAAACTTACCATATAATATTTCCGTTACTTTGTTATTTTATCTTTTTAGATATAATAATATTTTTGATATGCATTTTATGTTTCAAAAAGAAGTAGCAAATCGATTGTTAGCTTTACCAGGTACTAAATATTATAGTAGGTTAAGTATCATGTCTCAGTATTTTTGTAAAATAACGCGTTTATTTGATGTTTTTCCTCAATCTTTTAGACCGGTTCCAAAAGTCTGTTCTACTTTCTTGAGATTGGTGCCTTATAAACAAAAGCGGTACTGTATTAAAAATATGATTAATTTTAAAAAAGTCATTACGTTAGCTTTTAGTAAAAGAAGAAAAACTATAAGAAATAGTTTGTCTGAATTATTTAGCGAAGATATTTTAAAAAATCTTTCAATTGATCCTATGTTGCGTGCTGAAAACATATCTATTATGCAGTATTGTATACTATCAAATTATATAAGTTAA
- a CDS encoding symmetrical bis(5'-nucleosyl)-tetraphosphatase — translation MSTYFVGDIHGCYNEFMKLLEQVSFNEKSDHLWLTGDLVNRGSKSIEVMRFVSSLGSNLHLVLGNHDLNLIAIHANIKNKKSKNDIISNILKFKDIDYLMSWLRKQSLLKIDETRKIIMVHAGIHPFWNINIAKNYAKKLESILCHKNYDILFKSIFNSSVVKYIDNSSLDLDSLKFSLNVFTRMRYCYCDGTLDMINKKSPSMDTFPMLPWFSMRNDNLKDYFIFFGHWASLDSSVTPQRFISLDTGCCWGGSLSMFRLEDKKWFRQKSEMRI, via the coding sequence ATGAGTACATATTTCGTCGGTGATATTCATGGCTGTTATAATGAATTTATGAAGTTATTAGAACAAGTTTCTTTTAATGAAAAATCAGATCATTTATGGTTAACCGGGGATTTGGTTAATAGAGGATCTAAATCTATTGAAGTTATGCGTTTTGTTTCTTCCTTAGGGTCTAATTTACATTTAGTATTAGGTAATCATGATCTTAATTTGATTGCTATTCATGCAAACATTAAAAACAAAAAATCTAAAAATGATATTATTTCGAATATATTAAAATTTAAAGATATCGATTATTTAATGAGTTGGTTGCGTAAACAATCATTATTAAAAATTGATGAGACTAGAAAAATTATTATGGTTCATGCTGGAATTCATCCTTTTTGGAATATTAACATAGCTAAAAATTATGCTAAGAAGTTAGAATCAATTTTATGTCACAAAAATTATGACATCTTGTTCAAGAGTATATTTAATAGTTCTGTAGTAAAATATATTGATAATTCATCTCTAGATTTAGATAGTTTGAAGTTTAGTTTAAATGTTTTTACGAGAATGAGATATTGTTATTGTGATGGTACGTTAGATATGATAAATAAAAAATCTCCTTCTATGGATACATTTCCTATGTTGCCTTGGTTTTCAATGAGAAATGATAATTTAAAAGATTATTTTATATTTTTCGGTCATTGGGCTTCTTTAGACAGTAGTGTTACTCCACAAAGATTCATTTCTTTGGATACTGGATGTTGTTGGGGTGGATCACTTAGTATGTTCCGACTTGAAGATAAAAAATGGTTTCGTCAAAAGTCTGAAATGCGTATTTGA
- the folA gene encoding type 3 dihydrofolate reductase: protein MNISIIVAMSENYVIGNKNSIPWYLPLDLMWFKKNTINKSVIMGRITWNSIKFALPMRQNIVLTHKNIKNYDNNVYFVNSIQKAMKLAIHKDEIMIIGGSQLYSQILPITNKIYLTKIKIHVLGDTYFPKYEHMNWNTVFKENHNINYHNKYNFQFQILERTLK, encoded by the coding sequence ATGAATATTAGTATTATAGTAGCTATGTCAGAAAACTACGTAATTGGAAATAAAAATTCTATACCTTGGTATTTACCATTAGACTTAATGTGGTTTAAAAAAAACACAATTAACAAAAGCGTAATAATGGGTAGAATTACTTGGAATTCTATTAAGTTTGCATTACCAATGAGACAAAATATAGTATTAACTCATAAAAATATAAAAAATTACGATAATAATGTATACTTTGTGAATTCTATCCAAAAAGCAATGAAATTAGCAATTCATAAAGATGAAATCATGATTATTGGAGGTAGCCAATTATATTCTCAAATACTACCTATTACTAACAAAATTTATTTAACAAAAATAAAAATTCATGTCCTAGGAGATACTTATTTTCCAAAATATGAGCATATGAATTGGAACACAGTATTTAAAGAAAATCACAACATAAACTATCACAATAAATACAATTTTCAATTTCAAATTTTAGAACGTACATTAAAATAA
- the carB gene encoding carbamoyl-phosphate synthase large subunit, producing the protein MPKRTDIKSILILGSGPIVIGQACEFDYSGTQACKSLKELGYKIILINSNPATIMTDPDIADSTYIEPIHWKIIKKIIQKEKPDAILPTMGGQTALNCVLDLEKNGILDEFEVKIIGATIEAIQKAENRKLFEKSIRKIGLHTAKSEIVCNIQTALKAIKKIGFPAIIRPSFTMGGSGGGIAYNYEEFKKICEQGLNLSPSKQLIIDESLIGWKEYEMEVIRDKNDNCIIVCSIENIDPMGIHTGDSITVSPAQTLTDKEYQIMRNASILILREIGVETGGANVQFAVNPKNGHMIVIEMNPRVSRSSALASKATGFPIAKIAAKLAVGYTLDELNNDLIGLNTTASFEPTMDYIVTKIPRFNFEKFIGCNDRLTTQMKSVGEVMAIGRTFQESIQKAIIGLEIGASGFDKKIKKNTKKNIKQIHHELREAGSDRLWYIGDAFRIGMSVNEIFNLTLIDKWFLTQIKDIIETEIKIEKMNIENIDYASLRKLKRKGFSDLRISILTKKSEKEIRHIRHKLNLHPIYKRIDTCAAEFESETAYMYSTWEDECESKPIHHEKKIIILGGGPNRIGQGIEFDYCCVHASLALRENGFKTIIINCNPETVSTDYDISDRLYFEPISLETILEITKIEKPDGVIIQYGGQTPLKLAKELEKEGIPIIGTNSHSIDKAENRKKFQKIISNLGLLQTANATVTNLQDAVLQSKIIKYPIMIRPSYVLGGRSMEVIYDEKALKTYFENSITSKTQEPVLLDHYLENAIEIDVDAICDGKNVLIGGIMEHIEQAGVHSGDSACSLPAHTLDTTIQNIIRSQVKQLAFALSIKGLMNIQFAVKNKKVYVLEVNPRAARTIPFISKSTGIALAKIAAKVMIGTTLLQQGYIKEIIPPYYSVKEVVLPFNKFQGSIPILGPEMKSTGEVMGIGKNFSEAFSKAMLGTQINIKKSGRILISVKNSDKNKISHLANILNNLGFKLDATIGTAKVLQQNGIKVRIVSKVHERRPHIKDRLKNGEYIYIINTSDCNQAIIDSKSICQNALQYQVHYDTTLNGALATIMAINECPIKNVISLQDRHKTILNVFNKNIEN; encoded by the coding sequence ATGCCAAAACGTACTGATATAAAATCTATTTTAATACTTGGATCTGGACCAATTGTCATTGGACAAGCATGTGAATTTGATTACTCCGGAACTCAAGCATGTAAATCCCTGAAAGAGCTAGGATACAAAATTATTTTAATTAATTCTAATCCAGCAACTATTATGACTGATCCTGACATAGCTGACTCTACATATATTGAGCCTATTCACTGGAAAATAATTAAAAAAATAATTCAAAAAGAAAAACCAGATGCTATTTTACCCACTATGGGAGGACAAACTGCTTTAAATTGCGTTTTGGACCTAGAAAAAAACGGAATACTTGATGAATTTGAAGTAAAAATAATAGGAGCTACTATTGAAGCTATTCAAAAAGCAGAAAACAGAAAACTATTTGAAAAATCTATAAGAAAAATAGGATTACATACTGCAAAATCAGAAATTGTATGCAATATACAAACAGCACTAAAAGCTATAAAAAAAATAGGATTTCCAGCAATAATTCGTCCATCTTTTACTATGGGAGGCAGCGGCGGCGGAATAGCTTATAATTACGAAGAGTTTAAAAAAATTTGCGAACAAGGATTGAATTTATCTCCATCAAAACAATTGATCATTGATGAATCTTTAATCGGGTGGAAAGAATATGAAATGGAAGTAATACGAGATAAAAATGATAATTGTATAATTGTTTGTTCTATCGAAAACATAGATCCTATGGGAATACACACCGGTGATTCTATAACTGTGTCTCCAGCTCAAACTCTAACTGATAAAGAATATCAAATAATGCGAAATGCATCAATTTTAATTTTAAGAGAAATTGGGGTAGAAACAGGTGGAGCTAACGTTCAATTTGCTGTCAATCCAAAAAATGGACACATGATTGTTATTGAAATGAATCCAAGAGTATCTAGATCATCTGCACTAGCATCTAAAGCAACTGGTTTTCCAATCGCTAAAATTGCAGCAAAATTAGCCGTAGGATATACATTAGATGAATTAAATAATGATTTAATAGGATTAAATACAACAGCTTCTTTCGAACCAACTATGGACTATATAGTTACTAAAATACCAAGATTTAATTTTGAAAAATTTATAGGTTGTAATGATAGACTAACAACACAAATGAAATCTGTAGGAGAAGTCATGGCTATTGGAAGAACTTTTCAAGAATCCATACAAAAAGCTATAATAGGACTAGAAATTGGAGCAAGCGGTTTTGATAAAAAAATAAAAAAAAATACAAAAAAAAACATAAAACAAATTCATCACGAATTACGAGAAGCAGGATCTGATAGATTGTGGTACATAGGAGATGCATTTCGTATAGGAATGTCTGTCAACGAAATTTTTAACTTAACGTTAATTGATAAATGGTTTTTGACTCAAATAAAAGACATAATAGAAACAGAAATAAAAATAGAAAAAATGAATATAGAAAATATTGACTATGCTTCTTTAAGAAAACTCAAAAGAAAAGGATTTTCTGATTTAAGAATATCTATCTTAACCAAAAAATCTGAAAAAGAAATTAGACATATTAGACACAAATTAAATTTACATCCAATATATAAAAGAATTGATACTTGCGCTGCGGAATTTGAAAGTGAAACAGCATATATGTATTCTACATGGGAAGATGAATGCGAATCCAAACCGATTCATCACGAAAAAAAAATCATCATTTTAGGAGGAGGACCTAATAGAATTGGGCAGGGTATCGAATTCGATTACTGCTGCGTACATGCATCACTAGCATTAAGAGAAAATGGATTTAAAACTATTATTATTAATTGTAATCCAGAAACAGTATCGACTGATTATGACATATCAGATAGATTATATTTTGAACCAATATCGCTAGAAACAATTCTTGAAATTACAAAAATAGAAAAACCTGATGGTGTAATTATACAATATGGAGGTCAAACGCCGTTAAAATTAGCAAAAGAACTTGAAAAAGAAGGCATTCCTATTATAGGAACTAATTCTCATTCAATTGATAAAGCAGAAAACCGTAAAAAATTTCAAAAAATCATATCTAATTTAGGACTATTGCAAACAGCTAATGCTACTGTTACAAATTTACAAGATGCTGTTTTACAATCTAAAATTATAAAATATCCAATTATGATTAGACCATCATATGTGTTAGGTGGACGTTCCATGGAAGTAATTTACGACGAAAAAGCTTTAAAGACCTACTTTGAAAATTCTATCACTTCTAAAACTCAAGAACCAGTTTTATTAGATCATTATTTAGAAAACGCAATTGAAATTGATGTAGATGCTATTTGTGATGGAAAAAATGTTTTAATTGGCGGAATCATGGAACATATTGAACAAGCTGGTGTACATTCTGGTGATTCTGCATGTTCTTTACCTGCACATACCTTAGATACAACAATTCAAAACATTATTAGATCTCAAGTAAAACAACTAGCGTTTGCGTTATCTATAAAAGGATTAATGAACATACAATTTGCCGTAAAAAATAAAAAAGTATACGTATTAGAAGTAAATCCCAGAGCGGCTAGAACTATTCCTTTTATTTCAAAATCTACTGGAATAGCATTAGCAAAAATTGCTGCCAAAGTCATGATTGGAACTACTTTATTACAACAAGGTTATATAAAAGAAATTATTCCACCTTATTATTCAGTAAAAGAAGTAGTACTTCCTTTTAACAAATTTCAAGGATCCATTCCTATTCTTGGACCAGAAATGAAATCTACCGGAGAAGTTATGGGAATAGGAAAAAATTTTTCTGAAGCTTTTTCAAAGGCCATGTTAGGCACGCAAATAAATATAAAAAAATCAGGAAGAATTCTAATTTCTGTAAAAAACAGTGATAAAAATAAAATTTCTCATTTAGCTAATATACTTAACAATCTTGGATTTAAATTAGATGCAACAATAGGAACTGCAAAAGTGCTACAACAAAATGGAATAAAAGTTAGAATAGTAAGTAAAGTTCACGAAAGAAGACCGCATATAAAAGACAGACTAAAAAACGGAGAATACATATATATTATAAATACCAGTGACTGCAATCAAGCTATCATAGATTCTAAATCAATTTGCCAAAATGCTTTACAATATCAAGTACATTATGATACTACATTAAATGGTGCTTTAGCTACAATTATGGCTATTAACGAATGTCCTATAAAAAATGTAATATCTTTACAAGATAGACATAAAACTATTTTAAATGTATTTAATAAAAACATTGAAAACTAG
- the carA gene encoding glutamine-hydrolyzing carbamoyl-phosphate synthase small subunit translates to MTTMSSSEAVLVLSDGTTFYGKSIGIPGEALGEVVFNTSMTGYQEILTDPSYFNQIITFTYPHIGNVGINKNDCESDTIHANGLIIRDLSIRFSNYRSEISLSQYLIKNKIIAISDVDTRKLTRILRISGSQYGCIITKKTFDFSETLNKICNLKNLKNQDLAKIVSTKSAYTWNEGQVSIKYHSKKSSLKKKPMFHIIVYDFGVKRNILRMLVSRKCHLTVVPANTSAQEVFKLSPDGIFLSNGPGDPRPCHYAINSIKKFLKINIPIFGICLGHQLLALANGAQIIKMKFGHHGGNHPVKELHSNIVMITSQNHNFTVNPNNLPNNIQITHTSLFDGSIQGLRVINKNAFSFQGHPEASPGPHDAITLFDQFITLIKNHKYNITLEGKNAKTY, encoded by the coding sequence ATGACAACCATGTCATCGTCAGAAGCAGTATTAGTTCTAAGTGATGGAACCACTTTTTATGGTAAATCAATAGGAATACCAGGAGAAGCACTAGGTGAAGTGGTATTCAACACATCCATGACGGGATACCAAGAAATTTTAACAGATCCTTCCTATTTTAATCAAATTATTACTTTCACTTATCCACATATAGGCAATGTTGGAATTAACAAAAACGATTGCGAATCTGACACTATTCATGCAAATGGATTAATTATCCGCGATCTTTCAATTAGATTTAGTAACTATAGAAGTGAAATAAGTTTGTCTCAATATTTAATAAAAAATAAAATTATAGCAATTTCTGATGTTGATACAAGGAAATTAACCAGAATACTTAGAATTTCTGGATCTCAATATGGTTGTATTATTACAAAAAAAACATTTGACTTTTCTGAAACATTAAATAAAATTTGTAACTTAAAAAACTTAAAAAATCAAGACCTAGCAAAAATAGTAAGTACCAAATCTGCTTATACATGGAATGAAGGACAAGTTTCCATCAAATACCATTCCAAAAAATCATCTCTTAAAAAAAAACCAATGTTTCATATTATAGTATATGATTTTGGAGTCAAAAGAAATATATTGCGAATGTTAGTAAGCCGAAAATGTCATCTAACAGTTGTACCGGCAAATACTTCTGCTCAAGAAGTTTTTAAACTATCACCAGATGGAATTTTTTTATCTAATGGACCAGGCGATCCGAGACCATGCCATTATGCTATTAATTCGATTAAAAAATTCTTAAAAATTAATATTCCAATATTCGGGATTTGTCTAGGACATCAATTATTAGCATTAGCTAACGGAGCACAAATAATAAAAATGAAGTTTGGACATCATGGAGGAAATCATCCTGTTAAAGAATTGCACTCTAATATCGTTATGATTACTTCGCAAAATCATAATTTTACAGTCAATCCTAACAATCTCCCAAATAATATCCAAATAACACATACTTCTCTATTTGATGGAAGTATACAAGGATTACGAGTAATAAATAAAAACGCCTTTAGCTTTCAAGGACATCCCGAAGCAAGTCCAGGACCTCATGATGCCATAACACTATTCGATCAATTCATAACCCTTATCAAAAACCATAAATATAACATTACACTTGAAGGGAAAAATGCCAAAACGTACTGA
- the dapB gene encoding 4-hydroxy-tetrahydrodipicolinate reductase produces MQHKPFRIAISGALGKMGVSLIKEICNGNYTNISLSSVIVKPGNVLIKQDIGSVIGIKKTGIFISDSLEKEINNFDILIDFTNPKNTMKNLNLCSMNNKNIVIGTTGLSDADIKKIKLSSKNIGIILSPNYSIGINLILNLLRTTTKVLGKYSDIEIIEAHHRAKKDAPSGTAIEMGKTISNEMNWNLQKNAVYFRKGLIGQRKNNEIGFSTIRAGDIVGDHTVIFANPGERIEITHKATNRLTFSRGAIKAAIWLMLQKKTGLFNMSNVLNI; encoded by the coding sequence ATGCAGCATAAACCATTTAGAATTGCCATATCAGGCGCACTTGGAAAGATGGGAGTAAGTTTAATAAAAGAAATATGTAATGGAAATTACACAAATATATCTCTCAGCTCTGTCATAGTAAAACCAGGGAACGTATTAATTAAACAAGATATAGGAAGCGTGATAGGAATAAAAAAAACTGGTATTTTTATTTCCGATTCTTTAGAAAAAGAAATTAATAATTTCGACATTCTAATAGATTTTACCAACCCGAAAAATACAATGAAAAACCTCAATCTTTGTTCTATGAACAATAAAAACATTGTAATCGGGACAACGGGATTATCTGATGCCGACATAAAAAAAATTAAACTGTCATCTAAAAATATTGGTATTATTCTTTCACCCAATTACAGCATAGGAATTAACTTAATACTAAATTTATTACGAACAACTACTAAAGTTCTTGGAAAATACTCTGATATTGAAATTATAGAAGCACATCATCGTGCAAAGAAAGATGCTCCTTCTGGAACAGCAATAGAAATGGGAAAAACAATATCTAACGAAATGAATTGGAACTTACAAAAAAACGCTGTATATTTTAGAAAAGGTCTAATAGGGCAACGAAAAAATAACGAAATTGGTTTCTCCACTATCCGAGCTGGTGATATAGTTGGAGATCACACAGTAATTTTCGCTAATCCTGGAGAACGTATAGAAATTACTCATAAAGCAACTAATAGATTAACTTTTTCAAGAGGAGCAATAAAAGCTGCAATATGGTTAATGTTGCAAAAAAAAACAGGATTGTTTAACATGTCAAATGTGTTAAACATATAA